A stretch of the Orcinus orca chromosome 1, mOrcOrc1.1, whole genome shotgun sequence genome encodes the following:
- the LOC125965241 gene encoding endogenous retrovirus group K member 7 Env polyprotein-like, giving the protein MQYNMRFYITCQQCILTTCIVPEMNVSTIMVLKRPAYIVLPVALNKSWYTDIGAEIIRQVGELIRPKRFVATLILGISALIGILSSFTVATYALVKEVQTAQYANDLSKNISLALATQEAIDRKLETKVDALEEAVLHIGQELAALKIRLSLTCHKKYSWICVTPLKVNYSEYSWEQIQMHILNVWNSSDVGIDLEQLHKQIHDIAASQYDMNPSKAAAEFLQNLQSYFKNNSFMHILINYGAAGVVIILLLISFPVIIRLIQTALQSVYRTKVELHTAFLKNKKGGDVGSHIGSAFELQHRRDP; this is encoded by the coding sequence ATGCAGTATAATATGAGGTTTTATATTACTTGTCAGCAATGTATATTAACCACTTGCATTGTTCCTGAAATGAATGTATCAACCATAATGGTGTTAAAAAGACCAGCTTATATTGTGCTGCCAGTAGCGCTTAATAAATCTTGGTATACAGATATAGGGGCGGAAATTATAAGACAGGTTGGAGAGCTCATACGGCCAAAAAGATTTGTGGCTACTTTGATTTTGGGAATTTCCGCCTTAATAGGAATATTAAGCTCTTTTACTGTCGCAACATATGCTTTAGTGAAGGAAGTGCAAACAGCACAAtatgctaatgatttatcaaaaaatatatccttgGCTTTAGCAACCCAGGAAGCAATAGATAGAAAGTTAGAAACTAAAGTTGATGCCCTTGAAGAAGCAGTTTTACATATTGGTCAAGAacttgctgctttaaaaattcgCTTATCTTTAACAtgccataaaaaatattcttggataTGTGTTActcctttaaaagtaaattattctgAATATTCTTGGGAACAAattcaaatgcatattttaaatgtatggaaTTCTAGTGATGTGGGAATTGATTTGGAACAGTTACATAAGCAAATTCATGATATTGCGGCCTCTCAATATGATATGAATCCCTCTAAAGCTGCTgcagaatttttacaaaatttacaaagttattttaaaaataattcctttatgcatattttaataaattatggggctgccggagtggttataattttgcttcttatttcttttccagtcatTATCCGATTAATTCAAACTGCCCTTCAAAGTGTATACAGAACCAAAGTGGAATTacatactgcctttttaaaaaataaaaaagggggagatgtcgggagccacataggaagtgcctttgagttacagcacagacgagacccgtag